The following coding sequences lie in one Lolium perenne isolate Kyuss_39 chromosome 2, Kyuss_2.0, whole genome shotgun sequence genomic window:
- the LOC127332990 gene encoding uncharacterized protein isoform X2, whose translation MDDGNINNVNGASNSYSGDVIRNVDGQDHLAHLLADIIEKQERTQQRQMQIVEDIARSDVKRNRLGDFQKLRPPTFLGTSNPLEAEDWIIAMEKAFDAMGCTDNERVSFATYMLQSSAFEWWDAHRKSYEQDVQITWKLFKEAFYQKYFPESVKRIKEKEFLELKQGHKSVSDYEIEFSRLARFSPAFVQTDSSKARRFESGLRQPLKRRVEAFELNSFREVVNKSQLLEKGYHDEVEEVQQKSKKPKFNMHQPQEDFQEEVRFSMSTGEVSNARETPCPICNRDHPPHFCPYRWGRCYKCGQAGHTQNRCPSLKLNSPIAQVAPSKPALLPAPAQPLYLTGPTLLNNSSCQAPAPNKVPHGQPNKGEKNLGRNHAQVYNIIKTNKEEPDKEVPDQF comes from the coding sequence ATGGATGATGGGAACATAAACAATGTGAATGGTGCTAGCAATAGCTACTCGGGGGATGTGATCCGTAATGTAGATGGACAAGACCATCTAGCCCATTTGCTTGCTGATATTATTGAAAAGCAAGAAAGAACCCAAcaaaggcaaatgcaaatagtagaAGACATTGCGAGGAGTGATGTGAAACGTAATAGACTTGGAGATTTTCAAAAGTTAAGGCCTCCAACTTTTCTtggtacatctaatcctttggaaGCTGAAGATTGGATTATTGCCATGGAAAAAGCCTTCGATGCAATGGGTTGTACTGACAATGAGAGAGTTTCCTTCGCAACGTACATGCTACAGTCTAGTGCATTCGAGTGGTGGGATGCTCATAGGAAGTCTTACGAGCAAGATGTTCAAATTACATGGAAGTTATTTAAGGAAGCTTTCTATCAAAAGTATTTTCCAGAAAGTGTTAAAAGGATAAAAGAGAAGGAATTCCTTGAATTAAAACAAGGGCACAAATCAGTTTCAGATTATGAAATTGAGTTTTCTAGACTTGCTCGATTTTCCCCTGCTTTTGTTCAAactgatagttcgaaggcccgacGGTTTGAGAGTGGATTACGCCAACCTCTTAAACGACGTGTCGAAGCTTTTGAGTTGAACTCTTTCAGGGAGGTTGTGAACAAATCTCAACTCTTAGAAAAAGGTTACCATGACGAAGTGGAGGAGGTGCAACAAAAATCAAAGAAGCCCAAATTCAATATGCATCAACCTCAGGAGGACTTTCAAGAAGAAGTGAGGTTTTCAATGTCTACGGGTGAAGTTTCTAATGCCCGAGAGACACCATGTCCTATTTGCAATAGAGATCACCCTCCTCATTTTTGTCCATACCGCTGGGGAAGATGCTACAAATGCGGACAAGCTGGGCACACTCAAAATCGGTGTCCATCTTTGAAGCTGAATAGCCCTATAGCTCAAGTCGCTCCATCAAAACCAGCATTATTGCCGGCCCCTGCACAACCTTTGTATTTGACTGGACCCACTCTGCTAAATAATTCATCATGTCAAGCTCCAGCGCCAAATAAGGTTCCTCACGGACAACCAAATAAGGGAGAGAAAAATCTTGGAAGAAATCATGCCCAAgtctataatataatcaagactaACAAAGAGGAGCCTGATAAAGAAGTACCAG
- the LOC127332990 gene encoding uncharacterized protein isoform X1: MDDGNINNVNGASNSYSGDVIRNVDGQDHLAHLLADIIEKQERTQQRQMQIVEDIARSDVKRNRLGDFQKLRPPTFLGTSNPLEAEDWIIAMEKAFDAMGCTDNERVSFATYMLQSSAFEWWDAHRKSYEQDVQITWKLFKEAFYQKYFPESVKRIKEKEFLELKQGHKSVSDYEIEFSRLARFSPAFVQTDSSKARRFESGLRQPLKRRVEAFELNSFREVVNKSQLLEKGYHDEVEEVQQKSKKPKFNMHQPQEDFQEEVRFSMSTGEVSNARETPCPICNRDHPPHFCPYRWGRCYKCGQAGHTQNRCPSLKLNSPIAQVAPSKPALLPAPAQPLYLTGPTLLNNSSCQAPAPNKVPHGQPNKGEKNLGRNHAQVYNIIKTNKEEPDKEVPGPGAAQV, translated from the exons ATGGATGATGGGAACATAAACAATGTGAATGGTGCTAGCAATAGCTACTCGGGGGATGTGATCCGTAATGTAGATGGACAAGACCATCTAGCCCATTTGCTTGCTGATATTATTGAAAAGCAAGAAAGAACCCAAcaaaggcaaatgcaaatagtagaAGACATTGCGAGGAGTGATGTGAAACGTAATAGACTTGGAGATTTTCAAAAGTTAAGGCCTCCAACTTTTCTtggtacatctaatcctttggaaGCTGAAGATTGGATTATTGCCATGGAAAAAGCCTTCGATGCAATGGGTTGTACTGACAATGAGAGAGTTTCCTTCGCAACGTACATGCTACAGTCTAGTGCATTCGAGTGGTGGGATGCTCATAGGAAGTCTTACGAGCAAGATGTTCAAATTACATGGAAGTTATTTAAGGAAGCTTTCTATCAAAAGTATTTTCCAGAAAGTGTTAAAAGGATAAAAGAGAAGGAATTCCTTGAATTAAAACAAGGGCACAAATCAGTTTCAGATTATGAAATTGAGTTTTCTAGACTTGCTCGATTTTCCCCTGCTTTTGTTCAAactgatagttcgaaggcccgacGGTTTGAGAGTGGATTACGCCAACCTCTTAAACGACGTGTCGAAGCTTTTGAGTTGAACTCTTTCAGGGAGGTTGTGAACAAATCTCAACTCTTAGAAAAAGGTTACCATGACGAAGTGGAGGAGGTGCAACAAAAATCAAAGAAGCCCAAATTCAATATGCATCAACCTCAGGAGGACTTTCAAGAAGAAGTGAGGTTTTCAATGTCTACGGGTGAAGTTTCTAATGCCCGAGAGACACCATGTCCTATTTGCAATAGAGATCACCCTCCTCATTTTTGTCCATACCGCTGGGGAAGATGCTACAAATGCGGACAAGCTGGGCACACTCAAAATCGGTGTCCATCTTTGAAGCTGAATAGCCCTATAGCTCAAGTCGCTCCATCAAAACCAGCATTATTGCCGGCCCCTGCACAACCTTTGTATTTGACTGGACCCACTCTGCTAAATAATTCATCATGTCAAGCTCCAGCGCCAAATAAGGTTCCTCACGGACAACCAAATAAGGGAGAGAAAAATCTTGGAAGAAATCATGCCCAAgtctataatataatcaagactaACAAAGAGGAGCCTGATAAAGAAGTACCAG GTCCAGGAGCGGCACAAGTTTAA